A stretch of Candidatus Hydrogenedentota bacterium DNA encodes these proteins:
- a CDS encoding DUF2188 domain-containing protein: MRPGPKTGGLTATRKEGTGRLSSVHNTRNAATNAGRPMAKMNERSEPVIHGWVGCVRDRDSFGHDPCPPKNPKYQRPLAEGSRFLRRKSSATGTSVDRIRLRGRLAEL; the protein is encoded by the coding sequence ATAAGACCTGGACCAAAAACCGGGGGCTTGACAGCCACGCGTAAAGAAGGCACCGGGCGCCTATCGTCCGTCCACAACACGCGGAATGCGGCCACTAACGCTGGGCGTCCAATGGCAAAAATGAACGAGCGTTCGGAACCAGTGATTCATGGCTGGGTCGGGTGTGTCCGAGACAGGGACAGCTTCGGGCACGACCCCTGTCCGCCCAAGAACCCAAAGTATCAAAGGCCACTTGCCGAGGGTTCCCGCTTCTTGAGGCGGAAATCCTCGGCCACCGGAACCTCCGTTGATCGGATACGGCTGCGGGGAAGACTTGCGGAACTCTGA